Genomic DNA from Bacteroidota bacterium:
CACCTTTGTCAGGCCGTTGATCAACTTTCCCGAACGTATTACATAAATAATTTCTCATTCCGAGGTCGTGAAAATATATTTTTGGCATTTTTGTCAATTCTTTTCTAATGTTGCTGTATTTGGGTGGAAGCAAATGAATATGAAAACATTTACGTAATAAATACAAGTAGTTTTCAATTGTACCAACGGCTGTTTTTAATGTATTGGATAATTCATGTTGATTTACGAGACTCCCGGTTTGCTTGGCCAGTATTTTCGCCAGGTTGAAAAATTTTAATTCTTCCCTTACATCCGCTTCCAGCACATCTTTTTTCATATAGCTGTTTACCAATTCAGCCAATAGCTCCTTTTTATTATTCAGGCCATTTTCGAGAACAACAGCCGGGTAGCCGCCATAGTTTAAATACTCATCAAAAAGCAGGCGTATTTGTTTTTCTTTTAATGATCTGTACGTTACGCGCTTTTGCATCAACGCGTATTCCTTTATCAGATCGCCGGCATTTTTAAAATGTAAAAATTCGGTGAAGGATAGGGTATATAATTCAAATATTTTTTTTCTGCCGGCAAGCGAATCTTTAAAATCGCGGTTGATATAAAACGCGCTGCTGCCGGTGGCCACAATTTTTACCTTGCTCTCATACTTGTCGTATAAAAATTTCAGCAGGTTTATGGCATTTGCGGCGTATTGTACTTCATCAATAATTACATACATCCGCTCGGCAGGTTTTAAATCTTCCGGGTGAAATGTATAATTGAATATTTTCTCGGGATGTGAATTAACTTCTCCTAAAATTTCAGGGTCTTCAAAAGTGAGGTAATATACTTTCTTATTTTTCTTTTTAAGGTGTTCCGTCAATTGCTTTACAACGGTGGTTTTGCCAACTTGCCGGGCTCCAATAAGTATGCTATGCCTTTTATCAGGCAGGTGCTGTATTAATGATGTAAGTATTTTTGCACGATTCATACTACTGCAAATATAGCGCTTTTTCAATTACCAATCGAAAAATATCGGATAATATTAGATTACTAATCGAAAAATATCGATTTCTATTAGAAAATGACTATGTTTAGGATGGGGCGGATGTTCTTCGGGCTGGGATTGTCATTGATTTTATTTTGTTGAGATGGAAGATTTTTAAGAAAGTGTCCCACCAGCGGATTAATAGAATCAAAAGGCCATTCCAAGTATAATGAAATTTATTTTCATGTCATTAACTTGTCTAAAGACAATTACTTATACCCCACCAACTGCCCCAGCAAATTCGCGTCGGTAATAGATGCGAGGTTAAGCGTAACCTGCATGCCGCTGGTAACAGTAATGTCCTGCGCCTGGTAGGCCATTGAGTTGTTTTGGTTAACATCTTTACTGATGGCCACCACTGTTAATTTTGTTCCGACAGGAATTGGCTGTGATGTGAGGTTATATACCTGCATCATGCTGTGAATGTCTTTGAAAACGAGAAATACATCAATATTTTGAGTGTTGGTTCCCTGGGAGGTAAATGAGATGGTTGTGGTAGGAGCTGCACTGCTGAAAAGCCTCGCACAATTTACCCAGCCCATGCGGGCAATGTCCATTGCATAAGCAGGAGCAGCAGTGTTGGTTACCGCGGAGAGGAGGTCTGGGTTAATAGATGCATCAAGATTGGCAACATTGCTGGTCCAATCATTGAGGCTGCCATTTGTGAAACCATAAAAAACACTCATTGCACTAAGAAGAGCGGTGCTGCTGGTATCCAATAACATTGAATATTTTTTTCCCGGCTTCAACACAAGTTCTGTTGTGCCTTTGAATGCGCGTATTCTTATTTCTCCGCCTGTTTCAGTTATTTTTCCTCCGGCAATAGGAGGGAGGTTGGAAAGGATCATGTCTTTTATAGTATACACTTCAATCAGTTTAAGCGTAAACGGGTAAGTAATGCTTTGTCCATTCGGATACATAAAAATGCTGGCATCACCCGAAAGTATGGTTCCTTCTTTCCCGATAATAGGTGCTGTGCCGGGAGTATCAACAGTGAAGGTCTGCTCAGGTTGTTTGTATTGATTATAAAATGAAGCCGGAGAAGCATAATCCGGTCCTGTTTTTGTATCTGCCCGTTTCTTGGCGCAGGAAGAAAAAATAATGATGCCCAGTAAAAAAGCAATCCTGACAATGTTAGTCAGAATGCCCGGGTTTAGAAAAGTTGTGAATCTTGAAGATGTGTTAGTCATGGTAATTATGTTTTTGTCTGGATTTATTACAAGATTTCTGCTATTTAATTGGGGCGTATTAAAGTTAAGCAAAAAAATATAGAACGCTGATTTTTATGATGGTTATGATTTGTTAAGATTCGATCTGCGTAGATAATAATCTGCCTGTTATTGATAAGCAGGGCACCTATCGGGTGACCTGGTATAGCAATCGCCAAAATAGAATAAAATACCAAGGTGCAGATTAAACTCTTTCCATTTAAAGTCGTAGCGTTGTTCCAGGTAAGGTCTTAAGCAGCCAGTATTTTTCATAATGCCGATCCCTGCCTTTTCAGAAATATTATTGGTTTTGGCAACACTTCCTGTAAAGTCATCTGAATTTTGCCAGCGGTTATAATAAACGGCCGCGAGCGGATAGATGGTCCAGATACGGTTAGGGAAAAGTGAATATTGAAGGGCCAGTCCGGCGTAATATTCGTGAATATCATTGAAAGGAAAAAAATAGTGTATCTGCGGTGAAACTGCGATGCGTTCCGTAACCGGTATAAATGCCCGGAGTTCAGCAGCTATTCCGTTGCTTTGAAAATTATAAATTCCGCCTGCTCCAAGCGCCCAATTGCCCTGTGAGATTCCAATATGGCAAATGAATAAAAAAACAATAAGTATAGCAGCTCTCATTTTTAAAATCGTATTCCAATAATAAGAACATCGTCGACCTGTTCCAGTTTACCCTTCCAATTGTCGAAGGTAGAATTCAAAATTTCCTTTTGCTGTCCGCATGATCTTTTGGATGAATCCATAAGCAATTGTTGAAGCTGCTTGTATTTAAATTTCTTTCCATGGGGGCCTCCAAACTGGTCGGCATAACCATCTGTAAAAATATAAAGTCGATCACCCGGATTAACTTCGATGTCATTATTAATGAATGATTGTGCAGTTCCGATATGAACTCCGATAGGTTGTTTGCTTGCTTTTATCTCAGTGAATTCAGCTTCTGAATTTGCGTTGCGAATTATCCAAAGGGGATTATTCGCGCCTGCGTATTCTATCTTCCATCTTCCATTCTCCGCGCCAAATGCAAGAAGAGCAATATCCATGCCGTCTTTATTTTCTTCATCCGCTCCTGTTTGCTGCAGGTATTTAATAACACCTTCACGCAACTGATTTAAAATTTCTGAAGGCTTTGGAATACCACGTTCCACTACAATTTCGTTTAACAATGCCATGCCGATGATGCTCATGAAAGCACCCGGGACACCATGACCTGTGCAATCGACCGCAGCAACAAATTTTTTACCATTCTTTTCAGCTGCCCAATAAAAATCACCGCTGACAATGTCTTTGGGTTTATACAATATAAAGTGCTCGGGAAGAAATTTATCGAGTGAATTTTGTTTGGGTAAGATCGCGGTTTGAATGCGGCGCGCATAATTAATGCTGTCCGTTATGTCCTTGTTTTTTTGTTCGATCTCATCATATACTTTTTTAAGCTCTACATGTCTCAGGCGATGGATCTCAGCTTCACGCTCAGATCGCTCAGTCGCAAACTGTGTTTGAAGATTTTTTAAGCGATTGTTGGCTTCTTCGCCGGAAACTTCACCTTTTATTTTAAAGGATAATTCGATATGCTCAATGGCTTTCCTGGGTTCATTGGATTGTTTATATACTTCGCCGATGAGCTTATGTATACGGGTAAGTTTTGGCTTTACATTCAGCTCTTCGGCAATGATACATGCTTGCTCCAGTTTTTCAAGGGCAAGCGGGTATTTTTTTTCTTTGAGATATAACTCCCCTAATTCGGTATTTGTTGTGATAATTCCCTGCTTATGATTAACTAATATCCGTATTTCAAGACTGCGTGACAGATATTTTTCGGCCAGCCTGAGATCCCCTTTAGTTTTATAAATTACGCCGAGGTCATTAAGCGCTCTTCCGCAGCCGGTTTTTTGTCCCAGGTTTTCATACGTCTCAAGTGTATTGTTAATAAGTCCGATTGCTTCGTCCAGATTTCCAAGTTGAATATATACTGTGGCCATTGCACTTTGAACCCTTGCCCTTCCGTAAACTTCTTCTTCCGTTACAGATTCGAAACTTGAAAGTGCTTTTTTAAAATGAGCCAGTGCTTCTGAATGATCTTTCAGGTTTGAATAAAAAACACCTAATGCATGATGGGCCCAGCCGGTTCCCAATTCGCTTTTTGCAGCTTCGGCAAGCTTTAATGATTTAAGGCCATACTCAAAGGCGATATCATAATTACCCATGTCCCAATGGATATAGGCACTAAAGCTCAATGCTTCTGAAAGACCTCCTTTACAATCGGCATCTTCAAATATTTTGATCGCTACTTTTCCTTTGGCGAGCGATTCGTTGAATTGTGACTGTGTCCACAGGTGAAATCCTGCGTACATGGCCTTATAGCCTTCTCCGGGTTTATAATTGATGCGATTTGCTATTTCCACTGCTTTTGAAAGCAAGGCGATGCATTTTTCCATATCAACTTCAATATAAAACCGGCACAAATGAAACATCTGCTCGACTTTTTGGATGCTGTCGGGGAGGTTTTTTATTTTGTTGATACGGTCCTCTATTTGTGCAATATAATCCGCCATTCTGTTGAATACTTTTCTATCCTGAATAAAGATATTTTACTTTGAAATTAAAA
This window encodes:
- a CDS encoding ATP-binding protein; its protein translation is MNRAKILTSLIQHLPDKRHSILIGARQVGKTTVVKQLTEHLKKKNKKVYYLTFEDPEILGEVNSHPEKIFNYTFHPEDLKPAERMYVIIDEVQYAANAINLLKFLYDKYESKVKIVATGSSAFYINRDFKDSLAGRKKIFELYTLSFTEFLHFKNAGDLIKEYALMQKRVTYRSLKEKQIRLLFDEYLNYGGYPAVVLENGLNNKKELLAELVNSYMKKDVLEADVREELKFFNLAKILAKQTGSLVNQHELSNTLKTAVGTIENYLYLLRKCFHIHLLPPKYSNIRKELTKMPKIYFHDLGMRNYLCNTFGKVDQRPDKGELTENYTFIRLRDIYGPDALRFWRTADGNEVDFIIEEHLDSGKAYEVKFSETEFKASKYKKFKEGYPGFNLKPLVYQTETRKAMDLLLL
- a CDS encoding tetratricopeptide repeat protein is translated as MADYIAQIEDRINKIKNLPDSIQKVEQMFHLCRFYIEVDMEKCIALLSKAVEIANRINYKPGEGYKAMYAGFHLWTQSQFNESLAKGKVAIKIFEDADCKGGLSEALSFSAYIHWDMGNYDIAFEYGLKSLKLAEAAKSELGTGWAHHALGVFYSNLKDHSEALAHFKKALSSFESVTEEEVYGRARVQSAMATVYIQLGNLDEAIGLINNTLETYENLGQKTGCGRALNDLGVIYKTKGDLRLAEKYLSRSLEIRILVNHKQGIITTNTELGELYLKEKKYPLALEKLEQACIIAEELNVKPKLTRIHKLIGEVYKQSNEPRKAIEHIELSFKIKGEVSGEEANNRLKNLQTQFATERSEREAEIHRLRHVELKKVYDEIEQKNKDITDSINYARRIQTAILPKQNSLDKFLPEHFILYKPKDIVSGDFYWAAEKNGKKFVAAVDCTGHGVPGAFMSIIGMALLNEIVVERGIPKPSEILNQLREGVIKYLQQTGADEENKDGMDIALLAFGAENGRWKIEYAGANNPLWIIRNANSEAEFTEIKASKQPIGVHIGTAQSFINNDIEVNPGDRLYIFTDGYADQFGGPHGKKFKYKQLQQLLMDSSKRSCGQQKEILNSTFDNWKGKLEQVDDVLIIGIRF